GCTTTGAGAATAAAAAGTTAAGCCATTTTCTATATTGTCCGTGGTGAATAGTTCGGTCGCTTTTTCTAAAATGGTGTTTTGGAGGATGTAGTATCTCCCATAGACGCTTTGTGGGGTGGCTGTATCGCCTTTGTTTTGTTCTTTAGGTTGTTCTTTAGTTTGGGGGTGGGTTAGGGGGTTTTCATAGATTTTCTGTGTGTTTTGGGTGTTTTGGGTTATTGTTTCTTCTTTAGTTTGTGTGCCTTCTAATAACCCGGTTTCAAACCCGGCTTCTATAAAAAAGCCGTCTTTTTGGTTTTTTTGAAAGGCTTCTAAAGGGTTGAACAAGCCGATTAAGGACAAACAAATCGTTCTGCTAACGAGTTTTAGCATGGTATTTTCCTAAATTTCCTAAATGGTTTAGCGTTTTGTTCTCAAAGAGTTTGTAACTCAATAAAACTGAAGTTTCGTATTATAATACATTTTTGAGAAATTGCGGTATTGTTTGTATTAAAAAATAAACAACGCTCTAGGGATAAATGCTTTTATCTTTCTTCAAATCATTTCAAAATTTTAGGCAAAGTGATGCCCACTTGCCCTTGATACTTACCGCCTCTGTCTTTATAGCTTTGCTCGCACACTTCATCGCCTTGTAAAAACACCACTTGTGCGATCCCCTCATTGGCATAGACTTTAGCCGGTAAATTAGTGGTGTTAGAAATTTCAATGGTGATATAGCCTTCAAATTCCGGCTCAAAAGGCGTAACATTCACGATAATCCCGCACCTGGCGTAAGTGCTTTTGCCTAAACAAATCGCTAAGGTATCTTTAGGCATTTTAAAATACTCTATCGTATGAGCTAGAGCGAACGCGTTAGCGGGCAAAATAAAAAAGCCCTCTTTACTCGCATCAATTTTGGTTGCGTTGTTAGGATCAAAGTTTTTAGGGTCAATTAAAGCGTTTTTGTTATCAAAGAGCATGAACTCACTCCCCACCCTAATATCATACCCGTAACTGCTCAAACCATAGCTGATCACGTTCTTACCGACTTGCTTTTCGCAAAAAGGGCTAATCATGCCATGCTCTAAACTCATTTTTTTAATCCAAGAATCCGCTTTTAATCCCATACGCACAAAGCCTTTAAAGTTTGTTAATAATTATGTTATTATAACAATAATTTTTTGCTAAAAACGCTTATAGCTAGTAAGATTATGTGTTTGTGGCATATTTTAAAATAATATAAGGAATAGATCGTTATGAACCTTTCTGAAATTGAAGAGTTGATCAAAGAATTTAAAGCTTCTGATTTGGGGCATTTGAAATTAAAACATGAGCATTTTGAGTTGGTTTTGGATAAAGAATCCGCTTATGCGAAAAAAAATGCGTTAAATCCCGCTCATTCTCAAGCCTCCATCCAAGCCCCCATCATGGTAGAAGCGAGCATGCCAAGCACTCAAACCCCTGTGCCTATGGTATGCACCCCTATTGTGGATAAAAAAGAAGATTTCGTGCTTTCGCCTATGGTAGGCACTTTTTATCATGCACCCTCCCCTGGGGCTGAGCCTTATGTCAAAGCGGGCGATACGCTTAAAAAAGGGCAAATCGTGGGCATTGTAGAAGCGATGAAAATCATGAATGAAATTGAAGTGGAATACCCTTGCAAGGTGGTTTCTGTTGAAGTGGGAGACGCTCAACCGGTAGAATACGGCACGAAACTCATCAAAGTTGAAAAGCTTTAAAATCCATGAATAAAGTGAATAAAGAAAATAAAAAGGTAGAAAAAAAAGAACTCTCGCGCATTTTGATCGCTAATAGAGGCGAGATCGCTTTAAGAGCGATCCAAACCATTCAAGAAATGGGTAAAGAATCCATAGCCATTTATTCTATCGCTGACAAGGACGCCCACTACCTCAATACGGCTAGCGCAAAAGTGTGTATAGGGGGGGCCAAATCTAGCGAGAGTTACTTGAATATCCCTGCGATCATTAGCGCAGCGGAATTGTTTGAAGCGGATGCGATTTTCCCCGGGTATGGGTTTTTGAGCGAGAATCAGAATTTTGTAGAGATTTGCTCGCACCATTCTTTAGAATTTATTGGCCCAAGCGCGAAAGTCATGGCTTTAATGAGCGACAAATCCAAAGCCAAAAGCGTGATGAAAGAAGCCGGCATGCCTGTGATTGAGGGCAGTGAAGGGTTGCTTAAAAGCTATCAAGAAGCTGAAGAAATCGCTGATAAAATCGGCTACCCTGTCATCATTAAAGCGGCCGCTGGTGGGGGCGGGAGAGGCATGCGCGTCGTAGAAGATAAATCCAGGCTCAAAAACCTTTATCTAGCCGCAGAAACGGAAGCTTTGAGCGCGTTTGGCGATGGGAGCGTGTATTTAGAAAAATTCATCAACAAGCCCAAGCACATTGAAGTCCAAATTCTAGCCGATAAGCATGGCAATGTCATTCATGTGGGCGAAAGGGATTGCTCGGTGCAAAGACGCCAGCAAAAACTCATTGAAGAAACCCCAGCGGTGGTTTTAGAAGAGGGCGTGCGTGAGCGTTTGCTAGAAACAGCGATCAAGGCCGCTAAATATATCGGCTATGTGGGGGCGGGGACTTTTGAATTTTTGCTTGATTCTAACATGAAAGATTTTTATTTCATGGAGATGAACACTCGTTTGCAAGTGGAACACACCATTAGCGAAATGGTGAGCGGGTTAAACCTCATTGAATGGATGGTTAAAATCGCTCAAGGCGAAGAACTGCCCAAGCAAGAAAGTTTTTCCCTCAAAGGGCATGCGATAGAATGCCGAATCACAGCAGAAGATCCTAAAAAATTCTACCCAAGCCCGGGCAAAATTACCGAATGGATCGCTCCTGGTGGGGTGAATGTGCGCCTTGATTCGCATGCGCATGCCCATTATGTCGTGCCTACGCACTATGATTCTATGATTGGCAAGCTCATTGTGTGGGGTGAAAACAGAGAAAGAGCGATCGCTAAGATGAAAAGAGCTTTAAAGGAATTTAAAGTAGAAGGCATTAAAACGACCATTCCTTTCCACCTTGAAATGCTTGAAAATGCGGATTTCAGGCAAGCAAAAATCCACACGAAATATTTAGAGGAAAATTTTTAAACTTAATTGCAAGGAGATTTTAATGAAACAAGTGATTAAAAGGGTTCTTAAGGGTTTGTTACCCAATCGGTTTTTAAACGCGTATCGTCATGTTGAAAACTTGGGAGCGATTAAAGAGCAAGTTCGTTCTAATATTGAAACTTTAGGAGCGATTAAAGAGCAAATCAACTCTATAGCCAATTATGTCAATTCCATTCTTTGGCGAGCCGAAAGGGTAATGTCTATCAATGAATTGTTTGTTGAAACCCCTAAAGAGAAGGTTGAAGGGCTCATCAAGAGCTTGCATCCCATTAAGACCGAGCATGAGCTAGTGCGCTGGGGGAGCCAGCATGATGGAGGCTATTTGATACCTAAGGATTTTAAGGGGATTAGAGCACTCTTTTCTCCAGGTGTGGGTAATGAAAGTGCGTTTGAAGAAGATTTTTATCGTCAATGCAAACTTGCAAACCATAACGATATATATATATATATATGGCAGACAAGTCGGTCAATGAACCGATACTGAATATCCCTAAAGAAAACTACTCCTTTATCAAAAAATTCATCGGTTGCACTGACAATGAAGATTTTATTACACTAGACACTTGGGTTAATAACTCTCAAGTGGGCGAAGGGGATTTAATGTTACAAATGGATATTGAAGGGGGTGAATATCTCGCTCTCATCAGTGCGAGCGATACGCTATTGAATCGTTTCAGAATCATTGCTTTAGAAATCCATTTGCTGAAATATTTGTGGGATAACAACTATTTTGAAATGGTTCAAAGCGCTTTAAATAAAATTCTAAAAACGCATTATTGCGTGCATTTGCACCCCAATAATTGTTGTGCCCCTCACCATCACAGGGGTGTGAGTATCGTTGAAGTCATAGAGTGCACTTTCATCAGAAAGGATCGGGTGAAACATATCTTGGGCTATTGCGATGAGTTCCCACATCCATTAGACGCTGACAATGTGATTGAAAACCCCACGCTTATTTTACCCAGAAACTGGTATGGAGACTGAAGTTTTTCTGTTTTGAAATGCTTGAAAATGCGGATTTCAGGCAAGCAAAAATCCACACGAAGTATTTAGAAGAAAATTTTTAAGTTTTAAGGATTTTTTAAGCATAGTTTAAGGGTTTTAAGCGATCAGAAAAAATCAGCATTAAGTTTTATGATTTTATAGTAAAGTTTTTTCATGCAAACCTTGTTTAAAGAAATTACCCCTAAACGCTATGTCAATGGCAATGAGATGAAAGAAAATTCTAGCAATGTTCTAGATCAGTATTTCACTAAGCCTAGTGTGGCTTTATAAAGTGCTTCCAAAAAGCTTGTGAAGTGATTAAAAAATACGAAAATCTGGATGACTTTATTTTTTTAGAGCCAAGTGCAGGCGATGGGGTATTTTATGACTTGTTTCCTAAAAATAGACGCATTGGTATAGACATTGAACCTAAAAGAGATGGATTTATTCAATGCGATTTTTTAAATTATAAATTGCCCACGCATCAAAAAGTGATTTGCTTGGGAAACCCTCCTTTTGGGCATCGTGGGGTTATGGCGTTAGAATTTATCAACCATGCTAGAAATTGTGATTTTGTGTGTTTTATCCTACCCATGTTCTTTGAAAGTCAAGGAAAAGGCTCTATTAAATATCGTGTGAAAGGTTTGAATCTGCTTTATAGCGAACGCTTAGAAAAAAATGCGTTTATAGACTTTAAAAATAAAGAAGTGGATGTGCATTGCGTGTTTCAAATTTGGAGCAAAAAGCATCAAAATAAAAAAAGTGAATTTTCTTGGTATAAGAATCGCCATAAAGAACCCTTTGGCGAGTATATCAAGGTTTTCACGGTTTCATTAGCTAAAAACAGAGAATGCGGTAAAGAGTGGATTTTTAATCAAAAAGCGTCTTTTTACATTTCATCAACTTTTTATAAAAGCACACAAATTGTAGAGAACTTTGAGGAAGTTAAGTATCAATCTGGTATTGCTGTGGTATTTACTAGCACTGACAAGGTTTTAAACGCTAAATTAAAAAAACTATTCAAAGAAATTGATTGGACAAAATACGCAAGTTTAGCGACTAATTCTTGCTATCATTTAGGCAAAAGCCATATTTTTCAAGCCTTATATGATCATTTGGATAGCTTAAAGGATAATTGATGGACTTAGAACAAACTTTTTTAAAAATTATTGAAAAAAAACATGAAGAATTGAATTTAGGACAAGATTACAACGCTATTTTTTCAAAAATTAGAGATTTTGAAGCCAACGCTATAGGGCAGATTGGTGAAGAGTTTTTAAAAAGCGTGCTTAACGCTATAGATGGAGTGATCAATGATGGCATTATTCATGATGAATACGATATTATGACAAAAAGCGGTGTGTCCTTTGAAGTTAAAACAGCGCAAAAAGGCAGAACTAACAACACTTTTTTAGTTCAATGGTATAAACCCACGATACAACTATGATTTTTTGATTTGCTTAGGAGTGTGCGAAGACCAATTGCTTTATAGAGTTTTTAAAAAAGATGAAATCCATTACATTCATAAAGAAAGAAAATACTTTATGAAACAAAATGAATTTAAAAAGCAATTGGTGCCAATGAATCCTGATAATCAAGTCAATTATAAGCTCACTCTCAATATTAAAGAATTGAAAGAAATTACAAACCTCATCAAAGAGTTAGAAAGGGTTTTAGGATTAGATTAATATTTTTAGATAGAATTAAGTGGATTAAAATGTTTTTAGGAATAGAGTTTGCTTATCTTATCTTTAAGAAATAAAATGAAGTGGAGGATAGGATGTCTAAGATTTCAAACAATTATAACCCGTCTTTAACGATGAGGGATTACCATAGTCAAAGGGTTAGTCCGCACGCAAGAAAAGAAGAAAATAAGGAAATTCAAAATCTTTCAGAGAATGATGAAAAAATCAAATTAGCCAAACAAGCTAAGCAGGATAACCTAGCCATAGGGGATTTAGAAAGCCGTCTTAAAAGCTTAAAAGGCATGGATAAAGACGCTAAGGAATTGGTGGGCATTTCTAAATCTTACGCTCATAATAATGAAAAAGATCGAAGCGATTTTGAGCGTTTTAAAAGCCGTTTGGACAAAGCGATTGATTCTTTCAATCAAAAATCAGGCAATGATAGCTTGAAACTCCCTGGCAATATTGACATTGACGACACGAAAGCTTTGGAGAAATTTTCAAAATCATTAGAAAGTGAGAAAGAAAACATTCAAAACTCTTTGCACCAGTGGAAAAAACAGCTCGCTGAAACGAATCATTTGAACAAGGAATATAACACCTTAGATAAAACGAGACTGAACGCTCAAAAATTCCAAGATGTCCATGACACAAGCAAGATCACCCCATCTCGCTTGCAAGACTTGCTCGCTTGAAAGAGTTTGCTTATAGCGAGCCTTGTTTAGATGAAGAAGATAAAAAGGCTGTTTTAGAGGTTTTAAATTCCAAACAGCTCACGCAAGGCAAACGCTCTCTGTTATTTGAAGAAGCTTTATGCGAGTTTTTGGGCGTTAAGCATGCGTTAGCGTTTAATAGCGCGACTTCAGCCCTTTTAACGCTCTATAGGAATTTTAGCGATTTTAGTGCTGATTGTAATGAAATAATCACCACCCCTATGAGCTTTGTAGCGACGGCTAACATGCTTTTAGAAAGCGGTTATACACCCGTGTTTGCTGGAATTAAAAACGATGGTAATATAGATGAATTGGCCCTAGAAAAGCTCATTACTAAAAAAACCAAAGCCATAGTGAGCGTGGATTATGCCGGTAAAAGCGTGGAAATAGAAAGCATTCAAAAGCTTTGCAAAAAGCATTCTTTGAGTTTTCTTTCTGACAGCTCGCATGCTTTAGGGAGCGAGTATCAAAACAAAAAAGTAGGAGGCTTTGCGTTAGCGAGCGTGTTCAGTTTCCATGCCATTAAGCCTATCACTACGGCTGAGGGGGGAGCGGTCGTTACTAACGATAGCGAATTGTATGAAAAAATGAAATTGTTTCGCTCTCATGGCATGCTCAAAAAAGATTTTTTTGAAGGCGAAGTCAAAAGCATAGGGCATAACTTCCGCTTGAATGAAATCCAAAGCGCTTTGGGTTTGAGCCAGCTCAAAAAAGCCCCCTTTTTAATGCAAAGAAGAGAAGAAGTCGCTCTAGTTTATGACAGGATTTTTAAAGATAACCCTTATTTCACCCCTTTACACCCCTTGTTAAAACATCAAAGCTCTAACCACCTTTACCCTATTTTAATGCACCAAAAATTTTTTATATTTAAAAAACTCATTTTAGAAAATTTGCACAAGCTTGGCATTTTAGCCCAAGTGCATTACAAGCCCATTTACCAATACCAATTGTACCAACAGCTCTTCAATACAGCCCCATTAAAAAGCGCAGAAGATTTTTATAACGCTGAAATTTCCTTGCCTTGTCATGCGAATTTAAATTTAGAGAGCGTTCAAAACATCGCTCATAGCGTTTTAAAAACTTTTGAAAGTTTTAATAGAATAAGTTCCATTTAGGGCTTCAAATCTTAATCATTAAGAATGGTGCGGAAGAAAGGAATCGAACCTTCATGCCTTGCGGCGCTAGATCCTAAGTCTAGTGCGTCTACCAATTTCGCCACTTCCGCACACCGCACGCCATCGCATGCACATAAGAGTAGAAAATAAAGAAGCAGCATTTTAGCTGTTTAATCCTTTAAAAATACTGAAAAATTGAAGTTTTTTATAAATTTGGAGTTTTTTCTGGTTTTTAGGGGGTTTTAAATTCTTTTAAGGTATTCTAACGAGACTATATTGTTAGATAGTTTTAAGGAAATTAAGGAACACAATGGAAGTTTCACGCAAAAAAATTTACAACCCCGATTCTACAGAAAGTGTGAATGAAAGAAAGATTTTTGGGGGTAATCCTACAAGCATGTTTGATTTGAATAAAATCAAGTATCAATGGGCGGATCATTTGTGGAAAACGATGCTCGCTAACACTTGGTTTGCTGAAGAAGTGAGCATGAACGATGACAAAAGAGATTATTTGAAATTAAGTGCAGAAGAAAAGATCGGCTATGACAGAGCTTTAGCGCAACTCATTTTTATGGACAGCTTGCAAACCAATAATTTAATTGACAATGTCAATCCCTTTATCACCAGTCCCGAAATCAATTTGTGTTTGGTGCGTCAAGCTTATGAGGAAGCCCTACACAGCCATGCGTATGCGGTGATGGTAGAAAGCATTAGCGCGAATACTGAAGAAATTTATGACATGTGGCGTAACGATATGCAATTAAAAAGCAAGAACGACTATATCGCGCAAGTGTATATGGAATTAGCCAAAAACCCCACAGAAGAAAACATCCTCAAAGCGCTTTTTGCTAACCAGATTTTAGAGGGGATTTATTTTTATAGCGG
This DNA window, taken from Helicobacter pylori, encodes the following:
- a CDS encoding acetyl-CoA carboxylase biotin carboxylase subunit, whose translation is MNKENKKVEKKELSRILIANRGEIALRAIQTIQEMGKESIAIYSIADKDAHYLNTASAKVCIGGAKSSESYLNIPAIISAAELFEADAIFPGYGFLSENQNFVEICSHHSLEFIGPSAKVMALMSDKSKAKSVMKEAGMPVIEGSEGLLKSYQEAEEIADKIGYPVIIKAAAGGGGRGMRVVEDKSRLKNLYLAAETEALSAFGDGSVYLEKFINKPKHIEVQILADKHGNVIHVGERDCSVQRRQQKLIEETPAVVLEEGVRERLLETAIKAAKYIGYVGAGTFEFLLDSNMKDFYFMEMNTRLQVEHTISEMVSGLNLIEWMVKIAQGEELPKQESFSLKGHAIECRITAEDPKKFYPSPGKITEWIAPGGVNVRLDSHAHAHYVVPTHYDSMIGKLIVWGENRERAIAKMKRALKEFKVEGIKTTIPFHLEMLENADFRQAKIHTKYLEENF
- a CDS encoding Laminin subunit alpha-2 precursor, encoding MSKISNNYNPSLTMRDYHSQRVSPHARKEENKEIQNLSENDEKIKLAKQAKQDNLAIGDLESRLKSLKGMDKDAKELVGISKSYAHNNEKDRSDFERFKSRLDKAIDSFNQKSGNDSLKLPGNIDIDDTKALEKFSKSLESEKENIQNSLHQWKKQLAETNHLNKEYNTLDKTRLNAQKFQDVHDTSKITPSRLQDLLA
- the pseC gene encoding UDP-4-amino-4,6-dideoxy-N-acetyl-beta-L-altrosamine transaminase, which gives rise to MKEFAYSEPCLDEEDKKAVLEVLNSKQLTQGKRSLLFEEALCEFLGVKHALAFNSATSALLTLYRNFSDFSADCNEIITTPMSFVATANMLLESGYTPVFAGIKNDGNIDELALEKLITKKTKAIVSVDYAGKSVEIESIQKLCKKHSLSFLSDSSHALGSEYQNKKVGGFALASVFSFHAIKPITTAEGGAVVTNDSELYEKMKLFRSHGMLKKDFFEGEVKSIGHNFRLNEIQSALGLSQLKKAPFLMQRREEVALVYDRIFKDNPYFTPLHPLLKHQSSNHLYPILMHQKFFIFKKLILENLHKLGILAQVHYKPIYQYQLYQQLFNTAPLKSAEDFYNAEISLPCHANLNLESVQNIAHSVLKTFESFNRISSI
- a CDS encoding ribonucleotide-diphosphate reductase subunit beta, which codes for MEVSRKKIYNPDSTESVNERKIFGGNPTSMFDLNKIKYQWADHLWKTMLANTWFAEEVSMNDDKRDYLKLSAEEKIGYDRALAQLIFMDSLQTNNLIDNVNPFITSPEINLCLVRQAYEEALHSHAYAVMVESISANTEEIYDMWRNDMQLKSKNDYIAQVYMELAKNPTEENILKALFANQILEGIYFYSGFSYFYTLARSGKMLGSAQMIRFIQRDEVTHLILFQNMINALRNERADLFTPKLINEVIGMFKKAVEIEALWGDYITQGKILGLTSSLIEQYIQFLADSRLSKVGIAKVYGVQHPIKWVESFSSFNEQRSNFFEARVSNYAKGSVSFDDF
- a CDS encoding FkbM family methyltransferase, with translation MADKSVNEPILNIPKENYSFIKKFIGCTDNEDFITLDTWVNNSQVGEGDLMLQMDIEGGEYLALISASDTLLNRFRIIALEIHLLKYLWDNNYFEMVQSALNKILKTHYCVHLHPNNCCAPHHHRGVSIVEVIECTFIRKDRVKHILGYCDEFPHPLDADNVIENPTLILPRNWYGD
- the dcd gene encoding dCTP deaminase, which codes for MGLKADSWIKKMSLEHGMISPFCEKQVGKNVISYGLSSYGYDIRVGSEFMLFDNKNALIDPKNFDPNNATKIDASKEGFFILPANAFALAHTIEYFKMPKDTLAICLGKSTYARCGIIVNVTPFEPEFEGYITIEISNTTNLPAKVYANEGIAQVVFLQGDEVCEQSYKDRGGKYQGQVGITLPKILK
- the accB gene encoding acetyl-CoA carboxylase biotin carboxyl carrier protein, encoding MNLSEIEELIKEFKASDLGHLKLKHEHFELVLDKESAYAKKNALNPAHSQASIQAPIMVEASMPSTQTPVPMVCTPIVDKKEDFVLSPMVGTFYHAPSPGAEPYVKAGDTLKKGQIVGIVEAMKIMNEIEVEYPCKVVSVEVGDAQPVEYGTKLIKVEKL